A window of Cohnella herbarum contains these coding sequences:
- a CDS encoding carbohydrate ABC transporter permease, which produces MRTPVAKRTSARTLREWGTAYAFLFPNVLGLFVFVFLPILYALYVSLFDWNALSPKVFAGLDNYKHLMDDKAWWRSVGKTLLFSVIYVPLLFVSSLLSAILINALKGRVSGFARTMFLMPFAITSVNSAIIAMYLLDPRSGLINWILGWFNVPSQEFLGSTSQAMFCVVAVLLWINVGYNMIIFLSAIKEIPRDYYEAAHMDGAKRFQTFRYITFPLLTETNTFILIVTTIGSFQVFDQIMVMTKGGPAGATEVSVLYIFKHAFELLNMGYSSAMAFVLFLIIFVLSLVQLKLLSKSEER; this is translated from the coding sequence ATGCGAACTCCGGTTGCGAAACGGACGTCGGCGCGAACCTTGCGGGAGTGGGGGACGGCCTATGCGTTCCTGTTCCCCAACGTGCTCGGCTTGTTCGTGTTCGTATTCCTGCCGATCCTATATGCGCTTTACGTGAGCCTGTTCGACTGGAACGCCCTTAGCCCGAAAGTGTTCGCCGGGCTCGACAATTACAAGCATTTAATGGACGACAAAGCTTGGTGGAGGTCTGTAGGGAAGACGCTCCTCTTCAGCGTTATCTACGTTCCGCTGCTGTTCGTCTCGTCCTTGTTGTCCGCCATTCTGATCAACGCCTTGAAAGGCCGGGTATCCGGCTTCGCGCGGACGATGTTTCTGATGCCGTTCGCGATTACGTCAGTCAATTCCGCGATTATCGCGATGTATTTGCTCGACCCCCGGAGCGGGTTGATCAATTGGATCTTAGGATGGTTTAACGTCCCTTCCCAGGAGTTCCTGGGCTCGACGAGCCAGGCGATGTTCTGTGTCGTTGCCGTCCTGCTCTGGATCAACGTGGGGTACAACATGATAATTTTTCTGTCGGCGATCAAAGAAATTCCCCGGGACTACTACGAGGCGGCTCACATGGACGGAGCGAAGCGCTTTCAGACGTTTCGTTACATTACGTTCCCTCTGCTTACCGAGACCAATACGTTCATCCTCATCGTGACGACGATCGGTTCGTTCCAGGTGTTCGACCAGATAATGGTTATGACGAAGGGTGGACCGGCAGGAGCGACGGAGGTTAGCGTGCTGTATATTTTCAAGCACGCATTCGAATTGTTGAACATGGGTTATTCCTCGGCGATGGCGTTTGTTCTGTTTCTGATTATATTCGTGCTCTCGCTGGTGCAATTAAAACTATTATCCAAAAGCGAGGAGCGCTGA
- a CDS encoding ABC transporter substrate-binding protein: protein MKSTKWRSLLLASMSLILLFQIGCGSNNSGNQGSGAQGESPSPTQGDSGGGSKEKVKLKFWDFHTEAEQKFFEDLVKEYNQSQDRVEIEYSTSNQQDYMTTKLPTSFAAGDGPDIYMISPGEFMKFAKSGLMADLTSYFPEGAKEDFLPASLDAVTVDGKIMALPYELELLGLYYNEDMLKSANVEVPKTWDELLAAARKLTTNKVAGLVLPPDKGAYFNFIWYPFLWQQGGNVLSADGTQSTFNTPEVAKALDFYGSFFREKLSPSKLQYGPWEIDNLGTKTAAMQVLGTWAINRAEENFKDVPIKVAPLPLPDGGKASTDAGGWKFAVNSKGKNVEEAAKFVMWVFAGDASRALKWCTEIKFAYSPRKSVVEAGKEIYGKGMRQVFTDEIYASAIPEPTYPSEIVDIIGDAMQYVMFGKMDGAAAAKDADDKIKSYLSK from the coding sequence ATGAAAAGCACGAAATGGCGGTCGCTCCTCCTCGCGTCCATGAGCCTTATCCTGTTGTTCCAGATCGGTTGCGGATCGAACAATAGCGGCAACCAAGGTTCAGGCGCGCAGGGGGAGAGTCCATCTCCCACGCAAGGCGATTCCGGCGGCGGCTCCAAAGAAAAAGTAAAGCTGAAGTTCTGGGATTTCCATACGGAAGCCGAACAGAAATTTTTCGAGGACTTGGTCAAGGAATACAATCAATCCCAAGATCGGGTCGAGATCGAGTATTCGACCTCCAACCAACAAGATTACATGACGACGAAGCTTCCGACTTCGTTCGCTGCCGGCGATGGCCCGGACATCTACATGATCAGCCCGGGCGAATTCATGAAATTCGCCAAGTCCGGCTTGATGGCTGATCTGACTTCTTATTTTCCGGAAGGCGCGAAAGAAGATTTTCTCCCTGCGTCCTTAGACGCGGTCACCGTAGACGGCAAGATCATGGCGCTCCCGTACGAATTGGAGCTGCTGGGACTGTATTACAACGAAGACATGCTGAAGAGCGCGAACGTAGAAGTTCCGAAAACTTGGGATGAACTACTGGCGGCTGCGCGCAAGCTGACGACGAACAAAGTCGCGGGTCTCGTGTTACCGCCCGATAAAGGAGCGTACTTCAACTTCATCTGGTATCCGTTCCTCTGGCAGCAAGGCGGCAACGTACTGAGCGCGGACGGAACGCAATCCACTTTCAATACGCCCGAAGTGGCCAAAGCGCTCGATTTCTACGGATCGTTCTTCCGCGAGAAGCTGTCTCCATCCAAGCTGCAATACGGACCTTGGGAGATCGATAACCTTGGGACGAAGACGGCGGCCATGCAAGTACTCGGTACTTGGGCGATTAACCGCGCCGAAGAAAACTTCAAGGACGTACCGATCAAGGTAGCTCCGCTGCCGCTTCCGGACGGAGGAAAAGCGTCTACCGACGCGGGCGGCTGGAAATTCGCCGTGAATAGCAAAGGCAAGAACGTCGAGGAAGCCGCGAAGTTCGTCATGTGGGTGTTCGCCGGCGATGCCTCACGCGCGCTGAAATGGTGCACGGAGATCAAGTTCGCGTATTCCCCGCGGAAATCCGTCGTTGAAGCGGGCAAGGAAATATACGGCAAAGGCATGCGCCAAGTGTTCACGGACGAAATCTATGCTTCCGCTATTCCCGAGCCCACTTACCCGTCGGAGATCGTCGACATTATCGGCGACGCCATGCAGTACGTCATGTTCGGCAAGATGGACGGCGCGGCTGCGGCGAAAGACGCAGACGACAAGATCAAGAGCTACTTGAGTAAATAA
- a CDS encoding ABC transporter substrate-binding protein — MPNKRQCGRSLRSLASLVALGLLLVIAAACGGKTADIDPTLETLLGRQAAKDPPSDRIVLRIWSFHQSEEFGFWQWLGEEYAKVNPNVEVKVEYISSDDYFSGNRMPSSFASGHGPDIFFVSAGTIRKYVNSGILQALDEHFTEDMRNDFFKSALDSVTVDGRIYAIPFETELLGLYYNEKLFREKGISPPATWEQMREAASRLGTGKRSGLTVETFGGVYQSFSWLPFLWQAGADLVAEEGGASGLTAPGARTMYGFFRDMAKDGLLNLHPSRPTTDIGILASGETAMQVSGSWNIRTLEANYSDQEIGVVPLPVPPGGKELTAAGGWKIGVNHFGSNADEAAKFILWAFAEREDIPLKWCTEVKFAYPSRESVMSAGEQQYDRGLRSVFTSRIFGTERQEPQLPEELTRIFTDSLNKLLFGEASVDTLLADTNARLSAYFANVQK; from the coding sequence ATGCCAAATAAAAGACAGTGCGGTCGGTCGTTACGATCGCTGGCTAGTCTCGTGGCACTAGGATTACTGCTGGTGATCGCGGCAGCCTGCGGGGGCAAAACCGCCGACATCGATCCAACGCTGGAGACGCTTCTCGGCCGGCAGGCGGCAAAGGATCCGCCTTCTGATCGGATCGTGCTTCGGATATGGTCTTTCCACCAGTCGGAGGAATTCGGCTTCTGGCAGTGGCTGGGGGAAGAGTATGCCAAAGTCAATCCGAACGTGGAGGTCAAGGTGGAGTATATTTCGAGCGACGATTATTTTTCCGGCAACCGGATGCCAAGCTCGTTCGCTTCGGGACACGGACCGGATATTTTCTTCGTGTCCGCTGGGACGATCCGCAAGTACGTAAACTCCGGAATTCTGCAAGCTCTCGATGAACATTTCACGGAGGACATGCGGAACGATTTCTTCAAATCCGCATTGGATTCGGTGACGGTGGACGGTCGGATCTATGCGATCCCGTTCGAGACGGAATTGCTAGGTTTGTACTACAACGAAAAGCTGTTCCGGGAGAAAGGGATTTCACCTCCCGCAACTTGGGAGCAGATGCGCGAGGCGGCGAGTAGGTTAGGAACCGGCAAACGCAGCGGATTAACCGTGGAAACGTTCGGCGGCGTCTATCAGTCATTCTCATGGTTACCTTTCCTCTGGCAGGCTGGAGCAGATTTGGTTGCCGAGGAGGGTGGGGCGTCGGGCTTGACGGCGCCGGGAGCGCGGACGATGTATGGCTTCTTCCGAGATATGGCCAAAGACGGCTTGTTGAATTTGCACCCATCACGTCCGACGACGGACATCGGAATTCTTGCGTCCGGCGAGACGGCTATGCAGGTCAGCGGCTCTTGGAACATCCGGACGCTGGAAGCGAACTATTCCGATCAAGAGATCGGGGTCGTTCCGCTCCCCGTTCCTCCGGGTGGCAAGGAATTGACCGCCGCCGGGGGCTGGAAGATCGGCGTCAACCATTTCGGTTCGAACGCGGACGAAGCCGCGAAGTTTATTTTATGGGCTTTCGCCGAACGCGAGGATATTCCGCTCAAGTGGTGCACCGAAGTCAAGTTCGCTTATCCTTCCCGGGAATCGGTTATGTCCGCCGGCGAGCAACAATACGATCGCGGGCTTCGGTCCGTGTTTACTTCCCGGATTTTCGGAACGGAGAGGCAAGAGCCCCAACTGCCGGAGGAATTAACGCGAATCTTTACCGACTCGCTGAACAAGCTCTTGTTCGGAGAGGCGTCGGTGGACACTCTTCTCGCCGATACGAACGCGCGGCTTTCCGCTTATTTCGCCAACGTCCAAAAATAG
- a CDS encoding response regulator: protein MLIVDDEPKVRRGLSSLVPKLDPEWEVVGTTTNGEEALQFVKKLLPDLVITDIRMPRMNGLDLLGELKEYPLQVVILSGYGYFEYARTAIQFGAFDFLLKPLKPEAIRDVLGRLSAQLKLAAQEPRTGVPELRYSKLWKEWMLSPDDEQGHASKLKPLIPAGAERLRIAAIDIDAFDKVISEDQWGDRQLVAFAVRNVLHELLAARSAGRFRYLYQNGSQMYYLSADESFSREFWEGAIETIARSVKISVSVGLSDESSNFEDMPSLLANARESLENKWIHGEGKVSDYRDFRLEDLLRIGYPEQLEMRIVRAIRGGDASTAYAGLEEFVLKLRESKASFRLFQRFCLQLLASLLKVSHEQKASHMVFRRMSRSTELFAREFTADEFLGFMREFVEASLQVLEWSRSQKQSRTLDKAMAYIRDNYARDISLDDVAGHVGMSSSYFSTYFKQETETSFVEFLTRLRMDAAKSLMKDTDLRLYEIAGMVGYQDVKYFSRLFKKTMNATPIEYRQFFDRKEDGNAK, encoded by the coding sequence GTGTTAATCGTAGACGACGAACCGAAGGTGAGGCGGGGGTTGTCCTCCCTCGTGCCTAAGCTTGACCCGGAGTGGGAAGTCGTGGGGACGACCACGAACGGGGAAGAGGCGCTGCAGTTCGTCAAGAAGCTGTTACCGGATCTGGTCATTACGGATATTCGGATGCCCCGGATGAACGGACTCGATTTGCTCGGCGAATTGAAAGAGTATCCGCTTCAAGTCGTCATCCTGTCCGGATACGGATATTTCGAGTACGCGCGTACGGCGATTCAATTCGGAGCGTTCGATTTTCTGTTGAAGCCGCTGAAACCGGAAGCGATTCGCGACGTTCTGGGCCGGTTGTCCGCGCAATTAAAGTTGGCGGCGCAAGAACCGAGAACGGGCGTTCCGGAGCTTCGATACTCGAAGCTGTGGAAGGAATGGATGCTGTCGCCGGATGACGAGCAGGGCCATGCGTCCAAGCTGAAGCCGCTGATTCCGGCCGGAGCCGAACGTTTGCGGATCGCCGCCATCGACATCGACGCGTTCGACAAAGTCATTTCCGAAGACCAGTGGGGCGATCGGCAACTGGTGGCGTTCGCGGTCCGCAACGTCTTGCATGAATTGCTTGCGGCCAGGTCAGCCGGCCGTTTCCGATATTTATACCAGAACGGCTCCCAAATGTATTACTTGTCGGCGGACGAAAGCTTTTCCCGGGAATTCTGGGAAGGAGCGATCGAGACGATCGCCCGCTCGGTGAAGATCTCGGTATCCGTAGGTCTGAGCGACGAGAGCTCGAATTTCGAAGATATGCCTTCGTTGCTGGCTAACGCTCGGGAGAGTCTGGAAAACAAATGGATCCATGGGGAAGGCAAGGTAAGCGATTATCGAGATTTCCGTCTGGAGGATTTGCTGAGGATCGGTTATCCGGAACAACTGGAAATGCGGATCGTCCGGGCGATCCGCGGAGGTGACGCGAGTACGGCTTACGCCGGCTTGGAGGAATTCGTCCTCAAGCTTCGGGAGAGTAAGGCTTCCTTCCGGTTGTTTCAACGGTTCTGCTTGCAACTGCTCGCTTCTCTGCTGAAGGTCTCTCACGAGCAGAAGGCCTCGCATATGGTCTTCCGCCGCATGAGCCGGTCGACGGAGCTGTTCGCGAGAGAGTTCACCGCGGACGAATTTCTCGGATTCATGCGGGAGTTCGTGGAGGCCAGCTTGCAAGTTCTCGAGTGGAGCCGTAGCCAGAAGCAAAGTCGGACGTTGGACAAGGCAATGGCTTATATCCGGGACAATTACGCTCGGGATATTTCCTTGGACGACGTCGCGGGGCACGTAGGCATGAGCAGCAGTTATTTCAGTACGTACTTCAAGCAAGAGACGGAAACCTCCTTCGTCGAATTTTTGACGCGCCTTCGGATGGACGCGGCCAAATCGCTCATGAAGGACACCGATTTGCGGCTCTATGAGATCGCCGGAATGGTCGGGTACCAGGACGTCAAATATTTCTCTCGCTTATTCAAAAAGACGATGAACGCGACCCCTATCGAGTACCGTCAGTTTTTCGACCGAAAGGAAGACGGCAATGCCAAATAA